The nucleotide sequence ttttcttctgataaaatattaataaaaataaataaataataaaaaatcagaAGAATTTAAGTAACCGATTTGGGACCATGAGCATTAACGGCCAAGGTTGTCAACCACTAAATCCAGGCACGTGTTGAATGTGTGATAGATAGATCGATCGCCTTTTTACCTAATCAATTATGGAGACCGAACTCTCATAATTTATCTAGGACTCGAAATGCAAATTCAACCCCTGCATCAATTCCTTCGTCGTCCTCTCTGCTTCGTCACTGCATCTACTGACAGTACGAGTGAGTATtgatttcttttgtttgttttacaCTGCAGATCTGCTTGAGAAATACGTTTCTGTCGGGATCTATGAATTCGTCCCGAAACTTTTCCGTAGATCTGCATTTCAAGGTCCTTGTTTTCCCAGTGGTCGAATGGCATTTGGTTTACTTTGGGGATTAGAGATATCATTGTTCACCATGTGCGTTCGTTTTTGTTTCACTAGGGTTTTTAGCTGAGGAGGAGATTTTTCATTCTTTGATTTGAAACGAGGTGCGAAACGAGTACCGACCTTCGAACAGCGAGGCCTCCGAGAAGGAAGCTAATAGCGCGGCGATTCAGCCCGAGCTCAACGCCGTTCTCAGCAAATTTCAATCTTTTCTGCACCACCGATCGGCGTCGCCTTCCTGATTCTTCTCCCCTTTTCACCTAAACCACCGATCGAACAGGAACCGGGCGCTAAAACAAATGACTTAGAGTCAGAGACCAAAAACACATAGTTAAAAGGAGAAAATTCCGATCGGAAGTGGTGCAAACCCTTCCGTTTCTTGCTGATCTGCGTCGCCATTGCAAATTGCACTTCCGCCGCTCCGCCGCCTCCCGGTGAACGCTGCTCCGCACGCTTTCGACGCAACCCTAGAAATGGTAAATATGGCGTTTCGCCCAAAGATCGTACGGTCGGGATGAATAATTGGTAAATCGACGATTAACATGGATGAACAGAGATCGAGAAATCTGGACCGTTAATATCATAATAATACAGTGTGCGGTAGCCGTTCATTTATTGCCGGAAAAAAAGACATTATTTAgaaaattgataaatcaaaaaaaaaatattccatcTTAATATAGTAAATTATTTTTAGTATAATAGTATTGTGAGTAGGattttaacttttttatttttatatgatgaattaaataaaatagaattaaataaaaaaaacattactTATTCGATTAttgttatattaattttaataaaacttttacaaaataaaataaaattacttttacttatcaaaattaattttaaaaaaaaaatccaattttaTTAAAAGTGAAGTAGTTGTTATTTATGCCTCCATATCAATCAATTTGTTGTACTAGAGTACGTGGAATCTTTATTCGCACAATAAGATCATTATTCACATGTTTGAGGATGAAATTGCACATGGCTTCATGAAGGAATCACCACCAAACGACACTAGCTAGGGAATCATCACCTCCCCAAACTCCAGCATCTTGTTCGAAGAAGAATTCGAAGTCGAAAATGCTCCTCGGCCATAGCCTGTCGGTGTCGAAGCTCGCTAGTTGCTCGAAAACATCCCGATCTCCGACCGAAAGCGAGGAAGAAGCATCCAACATCTCATCTTCATTGATCAGTACCGCTTCTATGCGCTCCTTTCCAGTACAGCTGCCATGTTCATTAATTAATGGAGTACTCGGCTCCGTCCTACGAGTCGAGCTCTTGCATTTGATTCTATCGTTGATcgacttgactttgaccttcttCTGTAACACGGTGTTCCAGTAGTTCTTGATTTCATTATCTGTTCGACCGGGCAGTCGTCCGGCTATCAAAGACCATCTGCAAGTCAAGTTCTAACTTTGAATGAATGACTAGCGAGAAGTACAATCCATAAGTAAACAcaaacatacaaacatgtatgGGCACCTGTTTCCCAAGAGGTTATGGAGCCTGACGATGAGGTCCTCTTCGTCTTCCGATATGTTCCCTCTCTTGATGTCCGGCCGGAGGTAGTTCAGCCATCGAAGCCGGCAGCTTCTCGAGCACCGATTCAAACCTAAAGCAAAACCCCAAAAACCAAATAGAGACACAGAATTACCtcaatcgttatatgagtgacgATCGACCTGTAGTTTTGGGCACCTTCCCCCACTTGCCCACGCCATGAGCTGCCACATAGTCTAGAAGGATCTTGTCTTCAGCGGCAGTCCAGGAGCCTCTGTTGAACCCTAGTTTATTAGGAGGTGTGGTTTTCTTGCTGTCCATGTTTAGTTGAGAGGAGAGATGTGCATGGCAATGTGCTTTGGGATGATGGATCGATCGATTCGAGCAGTAGTACTCTCTTTATAGAGGCGCCGCAGCTGACGAGGGAGATGATCAGAGAGAGGATCGGCTGCGGTGGTGCCGTGGAAAAGTCCTGTCTCCATGGACGTTACCGAGAAACATtaccgagagagagagagagagcgcttATTTTGGAGCTGGATCTTGTCCTTGGACTCTGTCTCTCCATGTGTGATTGCATATGATCTAGAGCTCTGCTTTAAATgccattgataaaaaaaatagcaGTTCAACTGAAATAAAATTATTTCGAAATTTTGATTgggttaatttagaaatttattatttttttaaaaaaaaatcttgattattttaatttattttaaatggtaATCGATTATCCACGTAGTACACTACCAGAATAATCAGGTTTAACAATTGAATTCCAATCGCTAATTGCAAATAATGAGATCAAAAACTTCAGCTAAAAGTTTGGTTACCATCAGTAACGTAAATTATTTTCTCTCGCTAATTATCGTTAGAATTTAATAAAATTAGTGATAGAGATAAATTTTCTTATTACCTAACATCACTCACTAAAACTTTCCAACTACTAGACTTCACTCACTAGTACTTTCCAACTGCttgcttcactcatcaagattttcTAGTTTCACTTACCAGAACTTTTcaattgtctgacttcactcactaggactttccatattAAGTGTCTGgtcttccatgacccacttgatttttctttttctgccaACCATCCATTGGTCTTGCCCttgcttaacctccagttagaacttccaCAGTCAAGTATCTgaacaaccttgacctacttaacttctgGTTAACATTTGACATTCAATCTCTCATATGGACAATTGTACTAGCAATCTTCATAaattatcaaatatttggtcaaccgTAACATATTTGACTCTTTCCTCTCATATTATcacacatcaaaactcaagctcaggtcaactcaagtttagtcaacctgaTGAACTTTGGCCCAagagaaattgcaccaacatagagTTCAAATCCAATACAtgatcataataaaaaaaaaccagTCACATCTCATCATCCGATCTTACAGCAAATACAATACGatagattattaaaaaaatacaaacacaTGATTTAAATTTCACTACATTTTTGTATTTTGAAATAATCCTACTCATATATGAATATAAAGTTAAGCTAGATAAACACTAAGTCAAAACTTATTTATCAGAAAATTATAAAAACTGATCAATACAAGTTAAACatatttcaaatatatatatatatttaaacatatttcaaatatatatatatatatatatatatatatactttaataAGAGTTTGAATATTTGATGATGGTAATAAAATATACCTTTATTTACTTTGTTATTGAAAAATtgtaatataataatagatgCATATAGTTGTAAAAATAACAAttaattattttgtatttttttttatgagtgataaataaaaaaactaagcCAACACAACTAATATAAGCTACTTATTAGTAGCGTTCGGATCTTGAGTTTCTTACAAATCAAAATCATCCGGTGTTGGAAAAGCAGAAGGTCTCATTAATAGGATATTAAAGAAGAATTCTTAAATATATCGCTTTACTACTGTCTTAGCCCGATCATTAATCGACTCTTCTACTGTTGTAATCCAAtcttttaattcttgattttcttttcttaagactTCCACTTCAGTAGATGATGAAGAACAGGAACTACCCATGATCCTAGGAATCATCATACAATCATAtacgtgttggccttgggacgggttgacgggggcgtTGGAGACGAGCGTATTCATTTTTTGACACAATCATACGATCATATAcaaattttagttaaaaaaataggTTGATTCATCTATTGCTGTAATCCGACTTAATTAGTAATCAGTTGATTCGTTCGACTCATGACAATTTAATTTAGGGGAAAAAATAGGTTACACTTATTTTGgcatataattattttaataggaTGGAATTCTATTTTAATAAATCACCTTGTATTTTTTTTGTCCCCCGAAATAGAAGTCACTCAAATTTACTAATTTACTAGTTAGCAATAAATTTCTTTTGCAAAATATGGAAGAGCTGTTCCCACAAATTTAGCAATGAGTTATTTTCGATGAAGAATAAATGTTGAATTTAACATTTGATTTGATATTTATAGGATGCCAATTATTGAACTCCCAACTAATGAACTaagtgttttaatttatttttttatcacttCTTTAAATGATAAATTTTGGGTCATACCTCATCGAGcctaatgtaatttttttaaaattgagtcGGGCGTGGATGACGAATCATTCGAGGGTCTTAATAGACCCGAGTCTAACATAGACACaaatctataatttttaaaatatatacgtATATATTTCTATTTAAAATCATActgaataatattatttaattatttaacaataagtattttttatataatttatacatatttatcttattataTAACACACGTAACGTAACGTAACGTGTATGGGACATTAAACACTACCGGATCactcgtttttttttaaaaaaaaaatctatttattaattaaaaaactaGATTGCAGTCAGATCTCGTATCCATCGAGAAAATAATCtatttattaataattattttttaaaaaaataattatttaaatgaaACATCgagaaaataatttataaaaaataaaaaaaataaaaaaataaaataaaacaacatgCTCTTGTCATTAACTCATCTTCATTTGTGAGACACAAAAagcaaataaagaaaaaaaacacatacaaaatgaaaaaactcaatataatttctataaaataaaaataacggAGGTCAAATTAgttattattatttatcaaaaactAAATGAAGATCTTTTTAGGAATAAGATAAaacaaaagtcaaaataaatcatatttttttatCACCTAAATAAGAATGATGGTAAAAGATAGAATGAAGACAAAGGagaaattagaaaatttattataGGATTTAAGAAGCGCTAAAGAGGGTGAATAATGCATATCACTTTTTCACATTTTAAGGAAACTTGAGAGATAGCAGTAGAAATAGAATTTTCATCTGTCTAACTTCATTCAACAAGACTTTCCTACTACCTGGcatcactcaccagaactttccaactacctgacttcactcattagtACTTTCCaactgctggcttcactcaccagaactttccaactgtctagcttcacttaccaaaaCTTTTTAATTGTTTGACTTCATTCACCAGAACTTTCTATACTAAGTGTCTGgtcttccatgacccacttgatttttcttcttttatcaaccatctgttggtcttgcccttgcttaacctccagttaggacttccacagtcaagtatccggtcaaccttgacctacttgactcctaGTCAACCTTTGACCTTCATCTCCCATATGgacaattgtaccaacaatcttcataaattatcaaatatttggtcaacccTAACCTATTTGACTCTTTCCTCTTATattatcaaaaatcaaaactcaagctcaggccaactcaagcttagtcaacctcaTCAACTTTAGCCCAAGAAAAATTGCACTAACATAGAGTTCAAATCCAGTACAtgatcatgaaaaaaaaaaaaaaaccagtcACATCTCATCATCCGATCTTACAGCATATACAATACGATAGATTATTAAAAAATACAAACACTTGATTTAAATTTCACTACATTTTGTATTTTGAAATAATCCTACTCATATAtgaatttaaaattaagctaGATACACATAAAGTCAAAActtatttatcaaaaaattatagaaacttatCAATACAAGTTTAacatatttcaaaaatatataatacTTTAATAAGAATTTGAATATAGGCTTATGGTAATAAAATATACCTTTATCCACATTATTTCTGAAAAATCgtaatgatccggcggtaagaatgggggatccacttcctgaagggtctcagcttgaggacagatggagggctgactaagcggttaatggccgcgccgagcagctgagtggGTCCGAGCGGATCTAGAGACAACCCATccaggggcttgggtttccgacgccaaggcaggaggatcgaagggccgagcgggagtccgctcggctggggccaaagggccgagcgggttgtccgttcgaccaagataagggcgagggtacaaaggtggccgagcggcctatgctctcggctcgggatatgggatatcaacagaagcatgtctgatgattaggccgtacacaagatcgcacgatggaggatcttgccgtcacatcatgaaaaggttgatacagtagcagtatggcctcatggacgtcttcctgccagatccatatctgggcatggcccttttGACAGACTcatgcctgggcatggtcaaaggcaggtggttgctttgattggcgcacccagacttcttcgagaggtctatataaggcctccattttttcaccggaggtatggaaaaaagtcttcatcttgaggccacctttttgttattcctcgcctgacttgagcgtcggagggccgtcgccgggacacccctcctggCTCGatttttgctgcaggttcgccggagcattcgaggattcagcagggagcgccacgtgcccagtatCTGTTGACTCctagttcggacaggatcaaattggcgccgtctgtgggaacgcacctgcatccgaacaagaacgatggacgaggctggacgacaacacacggtggcgctttcaacagaagaactcgacgctctggtcgagatgagggccgctaAACTGGTGGAGCAAAAATAGAAAGCagcggccgagcggccggagcaacaagtaacatctgcgtcgggtggccgagcggaagcacctcaggccaccgtcgcatttcaccgggccttatttcgcacccctgaagccgcaccaactcgaagagatagaggctcttcttcagacgaaatgccaaggcgggatgacagaaaagggaaagctccccgggcggactcatctcccgagcggatcaatcgccaattctcggaggctattctacgagaccctctacccaagcactacgtgcatccgacgatcgacgagtacaacggaacaacggacccggatgatcatctgggtaagtttgataacacagctacactccatcaatatacagatggagtaaagtgccgtgtcttccttacaactctctcgggatcggctcaacggtggtttcggaggctgccggacggatccatcacaagtttcaaagacttccgaacggccttcctccaccacttcgccagcagtcggcgttatcagaagacaagtgtcagcttgttcgccatcaagcaggaGCCGAGAGAATCACTTCgaacttacatccagcggttcaacaaggtggcaatggatattccaacggccacatcagagaccatgatgaatgccttcacacaaggcctagtggatggagacttcttccggtcgctcatccgaaagccgccccgagattatgatcacatgctacaccgatccaatgaatacatcaacgtagaagaagcgcaagccgcccggaaaaaggaaactccaatcgAGAAGACGCCTATTCAGGCCGAACGGAGACAGCAGGCCGCTCATCAGctgcctagaggaccaagggccgaagcaatccgctcccctcgtgtgAGGACCCAAgttcaagaagtagctgccgctcggatCAAGCCAAAAAAcaaatggacccctatgttctgctccttccaccagacggatacgcacaacaagagggattgtcgaagtcttcccttcgtggctaatcccgtgcCCAGGAAGGctgaacgacggtctccttccgTCGACcgaagacaaaggacccatgaagccgaccggattcacaccgagaggcgacatcagcagacgcccgatcggcaccgaactccaagacaggagaatcgccgagcgtccagagagcggtcccggccgtccgctcgggaagaggaaaataggagcaacacttcccgaggcgagatcaacgttattgctggtgggccgaccggaggagactccaaccgagccagaaaggcgggcgtccggcagctccagatccacgcggtcggttgTAGCcaggagcgggcaagtggaccggaaatcaccttcggacccggggacttagaaggagttgacgtgccccacgacgatgctctactcattaaagcggtaatagcaaattacactatccACCGCATATTCGTTGACATAGGGAGCTCAGTCagcatcatattcaagaaggcgttcgatcagctgcaaattgatcgagccgagctgctactcatgacaaccccgctctatgggtttacgggtaacgaagttcagccggtcggataGATCCGGCTGGCcacttcgctgggagaggagccgctcaggaggactaggaccataaatttcgtggtggtcgactctccctcatcctacaacgtcattttgggacgaccggcgctcagcgaattccgagcggtcgtctcaatcttccatcagaagatcaagttccccgtggaggacaaagtgggagaaggaagaggagatcagctagcagctcggcgatgttacatcgaaATGGTCAGAGCAGAAGCTAATTCTGCTCGGAAAATGcctcggatcgaggtaaacgccatcaccgagaaacctcctgctttaatttatgatgaaaaggaggaggttcagatccatccgacccgatcggaggccacgacttttatcgcctctgatctggaggaggagcagaaggaggaactgatccaatgcctccaacgaaatcatgatgtcttcgtctggtcgacacatgagttgcccggaatttcgtcgagcctggcgcagcatgaattgcatgtccgaccggacgctcggccagtgaagcagaggaaaagggatttcagtgccgagcagaatgccatcatccgggcggaagtagagaaacttctggaggccggccacatacgagaagtgcaattcccgagctggctggctaacgtagtattagtctccaagccgggtggcaagtggagagtctgcatcgactttcgggacttaaacaaagcatgccccaaggacttctatcctctgccacggatagatcagctggtggactctacggccggctgcgaattaatttgcatgcttgacgcctatcaaggatatcatcaagtgccgctcgccaaggaagaagcttcgtaacggccgacggcacatattgctataatgtgatgtcgttcggattgaagaatgccggggccacctatcaacgcttgatgaacaaggtgttcaaggagcagatcgggcgtaatctggaagtctatgtggacgacattcttatcaaatccgtccgagcggccgatctcttcaaggacatggaagaaaccttccgaacgctacgcaaatacggagtcaaactaaatccccagaaatacctgttcggagcaaaaggtgggcgcttcttggggtatatagtgaccgagaggggaatcgaagcaaattccagcaaggtgaaagctctacaagacatggcgcctccaagaaatacaagggaagtacagcggctgaccggtcggataaccgcattgtccagattcatctccaaaactgccgaccggagcctccctttcttcaaaattttgcgcaaggctactaaatttcactgggacgaggagtgcgaccgggcgttcgaagaattgaagacgtaTCTTAATTCCCTGCCTATACtagccaagccggtcgggggtgagtcactttatgtttacctgtcttcaaccgagcatgctgtaggctcggcgcttgtaaggtccagcggcgaggagcagccgatgtattttctgagccatattttaaaagatgctgaatctcgttacaccgggctcaaGAAGTTgtcctttgctttggttctagccgctcggcgccttcgaccgtatttcttggctcacaccatcattgtccggacgaacagtccactcggaagagtactgttgaatccagaagcgtccggacggctcatcaagtggacgacagaattaagtgaatttgacatccaatatcagccccgctcggcgatcaaagcccaatccttggctgattttgtgaccgaagtgcaaagggcAGAGCcgaaagctatgtggagaatatatgtggatgggtcctccactcggctcggaagtgggattggaatattgctgctctcacctcaagaagagaagatgcacctatccgtccggctggattacaaagctaccaacaacgaagtagagtatgaggccctcatagccggattgcaggcagcccggcatgtgggtgccggtcgggtgactctctatttggattcacagttggccgctcaacaactttctggcacctttgaaatcaatagtgttcggcttaaactctacgttgaggccttagaaaaactcaaagctactttccgagaggttcttatacagaagatcccccgaacggagaaccaggcagcagacgagttagccaaactcgcgagttcaataacaccagctgccattcagcaaccaattgaaaaggtactgctggtggcgcacgtcgatcggatgcaaggcctcacgtttccaagcgactggaggacacctattatagaatttctccgttcgggtaccacaccctccgatgaatatgcagcccggctcctcagaagaagagccggtcggtttacactcatcggagatcagctttacaagaaagctttctcgcgcccgttgctgaaatgtgtaagctcggaggactcagcttacatcctccaggaagtacatcaaggatcatgcgggggtcatccgggcgggcgctcaagatcctcttggccggatacttttggccaactttacaaacagatgccgctcggacagtatctacctgcctttcatgccagaagtatcacaacttctcccaccgaccggccgaagaaatgaaggcgtcaagcgtttcatgcccgttcgaccaatggggaatggatattgtcggtccatttccgatggcggccgggcagaggaaattcttactagtggcggtagactatttctccaagtgggtggaggccgagccgctagcaaagatcactgaacaaatggtcaaaaaattcatctggcaacacatcatttgtcggttcggcatccctcgccgactagtgtccgacaacgagcggcagttcacagggaagatgttagaggattggtgcaagagctacggcattgagcaacatttcacatccgtggcctatcctcagagcaacggtcaagctgaagtggccaaccgggaaattctccgtattctgcgcactcggctcgatcatttgggaggaagttggccggatgaagtgccgagcgtcttgtgggccatccgaacgacgccaaaagaagggacaggagtcacaccgttccatttggtatatggcggcgaggccgtcattccggttgaagtcggcgtggagtccgcccggatccagagctacgatgaggacaacgccgaacggagaaacatggaactggatttgattgacgaggagcgggccaaggcatccgttcggctgatggcgtaccgtcagcggatgaagcaaaactacaaccggcatgtcattcccagatcattccaggctggcgatcttgtctggaagaaagtcaagccggtcggcgacgtcggcaagcttgaagctccgtgggtaggtcccttcaaaatcatcgagaagctccgctcgggtgcttattatttggaggatgaggaaggtcggcagctagataggccgtggagcgcgaaccaccttcagccttaccgggcagggtgaaaggtgtgcctatgtaaatcatcttgtgtacttttttcgactgaatacttgaaatgcagaaacgaaaaatcaaaagaacaaataaggCACCGCTAAcaaaagaacgaaggccccgagccgctcggccggaggtaaatgggtcgagccaagcgctcgaaaattgaaggccccgtaccattcggacggaggtatattatcctagcCAAAATGCTCGATGAATCGGACCCTGAGttgttcggccaggagtacgttctccaagctagggagcaaaaagatgaaaacacatggagcattcTCCGCTGAACGGCGTATGCATTTAGATTCgtaagcaaatgacccgtgccgGTCGGATGGGCATAAAATTTGTTCGAGCACGGGATAAGTTATaaaggccaaggtcgcttgacctggtaaggagttagccttgaaggtcgtctagcccagatgttaaaccgtagagccgcgccgatcggctataaacatccgcgccgacgagcaccgtcgttaaaaatcgagagccgcgccgatcggctataaacatccgcgccgacgagcaccgtcgttaaaaatcgagagccgcgccgatcggctataaacatccgcgccgacgagcaccgtcgttaaaaatcgagagccgcgccgatcggctataaacatccgcgccgacgagcaccgtcgttaaaaatcgagagccgcgccgatcggctataaacatccgcgccgacgagcaccgtcgttaaaaatcgagagtcgcgccgaccggctataaatatccgcgccgtcgagctccgacgttaaaaatcaagtcggtccggcgactataaataccccgagcggacgaacgaatatcagagtaagaaaccgcggaaactacaaatattaaaacattcaggcccgattgggggttggtccttcgatactcggcgtttgttgacttcacgcaggcaagatacgtgcagagcgagtaggcctccccgctcggactttatgcaatgggctaagccgatcggacgcgtgagggagaacgcttaagagcatgactgactctaagcatcaacgttaagcaaacagaagaatattatggataatgagtaggaagacaagcaaaggggcatcgtttcattagaagaaaaattatgccgaacggcacgtacaaaaattttacatccgccgagcggatgaaatacagaaagtacttgaaataacccgcatcactccggatcctcaaaattaaaaaaggcgtccgggatgtcgtcaatcatggccgccagttcaggagggggaatgctcaggtcagcaggaaggtgcccccccttcttaaagtacgccgtggtgaccttgaccgcctcgatgaaggttgaggagacgttgccaccgaacttttcgccaaagcgctccgagcggaggtattcctggcgcgctgctgctaggcgactcagctctccctccttatattttttgagtgccgctcgggaa is from Zingiber officinale cultivar Zhangliang chromosome 7B, Zo_v1.1, whole genome shotgun sequence and encodes:
- the LOC122004800 gene encoding transcription factor TT2-like, giving the protein MDSKKTTPPNKLGFNRGSWTAAEDKILLDYVAAHGVGKWGKVPKTTGLNRCSRSCRLRWLNYLRPDIKRGNISEDEEDLIVRLHNLLGNRWSLIAGRLPGRTDNEIKNYWNTVLQKKVKVKSINDRIKCKSSTRRTEPSTPLINEHGSCTGKERIEAVLINEDEMLDASSSLSVGDRDVFEQLASFDTDRLWPRSIFDFEFFFEQDAGVWGGDDSLASVVWW